AATACGGACTGGCAGACGTTGTACAACCTTAATCCAGTTTCCGCTGGCATTTTGCGCTGGCAATAGGGAAAAGGCGCTACCGGTTCCCATATCAATGCCTGCAACTTTGCCAGTATAGACAACATCATCACCATAGAAGTCGCTGATGATTTTAGCGGGTTGCCCAATCTGCATGTTTGCCAGTTGGGTTTCTTTGAAATTAGCTTCAATCCACATATTGTTGGCAGGCACGATCGCCATCAATGGCGTTCCTGAATTGATACGGGAACCTACCTGAACGCTGCGGCGAGCGACATAACCATCAATCGGGCTGACAATATGGGTTCTCTGCAAGGCAAGCCAGGCATCACGAACACCAGAAGCGGCTTTTTCAATGGCTGGCTGTTTTTCCAGCGGCGTATCCAGAATAATGGCTTGATTACTTTGGTATTGGGCGATCGCGACATCCAGATCAGCTTGGGCAGCAGAGACAGCTTCGCGCATATGTTGCAACTCTTCTTTACCAATCAAGTCTTGAGTGCCTAATATTTCCCTTCGGTTAAGGTCATTTTGAGCCTTTCTCAGCGCAATTTTTTTCAATTCAATGATGGCTTGATATCGTTTACTGTCGATCATTTGCTGATGAGTGATTCGGACAGTATTAGCTAATTCATTTTCAGCTCTTTTT
This genomic interval from Xenorhabdus doucetiae contains the following:
- the emrA gene encoding multidrug efflux MFS transporter periplasmic adaptor subunit EmrA codes for the protein MSVSEKASLPSSEKIPSSSEEPSSEKPSPEKQSPSKVKKGTKNRTKKQQRRRIMTSLTLFFLLLGAGYTVYWLLTLRYHQETDNAYVTGNQIQVMSQIAGSVVTVNFDNTDFVKSGQFLVQLDPRDAELALKRAENELANTVRITHQQMIDSKRYQAIIELKKIALRKAQNDLNRREILGTQDLIGKEELQHMREAVSAAQADLDVAIAQYQSNQAIILDTPLEKQPAIEKAASGVRDAWLALQRTHIVSPIDGYVARRSVQVGSRINSGTPLMAIVPANNMWIEANFKETQLANMQIGQPAKIISDFYGDDVVYTGKVAGIDMGTGSAFSLLPAQNASGNWIKVVQRLPVRIELDPEQLKQHPLRIGLSTKVTVDTANRDGTVLAATERTLPAYHTNALTIDMAPASKIVTDIINSNSGNQI